A single region of the Anomaloglossus baeobatrachus isolate aAnoBae1 chromosome 2, aAnoBae1.hap1, whole genome shotgun sequence genome encodes:
- the PTAFR gene encoding platelet-activating factor receptor isoform X1, with protein sequence MSPQENISRQDPCTVDSQFRYSLFTVSYSIIFVIGFLANCYVLWVFARVYPSKRLSEIKIFMINLTVADLLFLVTLPLWIVYYNKRGDWIMPDFLCNVAGCFFFINTYCSVAFLGVISYNRYQAVTRPVETAQSTARYKAIFISICVWVLVFSSSLYFLIFPGTNQMKSNDGQNYTRCFEGYSTENRDPVAAINFILIAAFFLVFLLILVCNLVILKTLVVQSVQARKSAEMKRRALHMVATVLGVFVICFVPHHIVHGPWTLTVLGLWHEKDCRFRQTLNDAHQVTLCIMSTNCMLDPIIYCFLTKKFRKHLSERIQSMRRTRKFSRNTTETNIDGTLPLKDQHSGTVDL encoded by the coding sequence ATGTCTCCACAAGAAAACATCAGTAGACAGGACCCATGCACAGTGGACTCACAATTCAGATACTCCCTTTTTACAGTATCATATAGCATTATTTTTGTCATTGGATTCCTTGCCAACTGCTATGTGCTATGGGTTTTTGCTAGAGTTTATCCATCTAAAAGGCTGAGTGAAATTAAAATATTTATGATAAATTTAACAGTTGCTGACCTCCTATTTTTGGTGACACTGCCTCTGTGGATTGTATATTACAACAAAAGAGGTGACTGGATAATGCCAGACTTTCTCTGCAATGTGGCAGGCTGTTTCTTTTTTATTAACACATACTGCTCTGTCGCTTTTCTTGGAGTCATCAGTTACAACAGATACCAAGCTGTTACAAGACCTGTAGAGACTGCCCAGTCCACTGCCAGATATAAAGCAATATTTATCTCCATATGTGTTTGGGTACTGGTATTTTCTAGCTCTTTGTACTTCCTTATATTTCCTGGAACCAACCAGATGAAATCAAATGATGGTCAGAACTACACCCGCTGCTTTGAAGGATACAGTACTGAAAACAGAGATCCGGTGGCTGCCATTAACTTTATTTTGATTGCTGCCTTCTTTCTTGTATTTCTCCTTATATTAGTGTGTAATTTAGTGATTCTTAAGACGTTAGTCGTCCAGTCAGTGCAAGCCAGAAAGAGTGCAGAAATGAAGCGCCGTGCTTTGCATATGGTGGCCACTGTTCTCGGTGTTTTTGTGATATGCTTTGTCCCACATCACATTGTTCATGGACCCTGGACCTTGACAGTCTTAGGATTGTGGCATGAAAAGGACTGTAGATTTCGGCAAACCTTGAATGACGCCCATCAAGTAACTTTGTGCATCATGAGCACCAACTGCATGCTTGACCCCATCATCTACTGCTTCCTCACCAAAAAATTCAGGAAGCACCTCTCTGAACGAATCCAGAGCATGAGAAGAACTCGTAAGTTTTCTAGAAATACCACAGAAACAAACATAGACGGTACCCTTCCTCTCAAAGACCAGCATTCTGGTACAGTTGATCTCTAG
- the PTAFR gene encoding platelet-activating factor receptor isoform X2, whose protein sequence is MSPQENISRQDPCTVDSQFRYSLFTVSYSIIFVIGFLANCYVLWVFARVYPSKRLSEIKIFMINLTVADLLFLVTLPLWIVYYNKRGDWIMPDFLCNVAGCFFFINTYCSVAFLGVISYNRYQAVTRPVETAQSTARYKAIFISICVWVLVFSSSLYFLIFPGTNQMKSNDGQNYTRCFEGYSTENRDPVAAINFILIAAFFLVFLLILVCNLVILKTLVVQSVQARKSAEMKRRALHMVATVLGVFVICFVPHHIVHGPWTLTVLGLWHEKDCRFRQTLNDAHQVTLCIMSTNCMLDPIIYCFLTKKFRKHLSERIQSMRRTRGDKPPVMEEAQKMSIAPMDT, encoded by the exons ATGTCTCCACAAGAAAACATCAGTAGACAGGACCCATGCACAGTGGACTCACAATTCAGATACTCCCTTTTTACAGTATCATATAGCATTATTTTTGTCATTGGATTCCTTGCCAACTGCTATGTGCTATGGGTTTTTGCTAGAGTTTATCCATCTAAAAGGCTGAGTGAAATTAAAATATTTATGATAAATTTAACAGTTGCTGACCTCCTATTTTTGGTGACACTGCCTCTGTGGATTGTATATTACAACAAAAGAGGTGACTGGATAATGCCAGACTTTCTCTGCAATGTGGCAGGCTGTTTCTTTTTTATTAACACATACTGCTCTGTCGCTTTTCTTGGAGTCATCAGTTACAACAGATACCAAGCTGTTACAAGACCTGTAGAGACTGCCCAGTCCACTGCCAGATATAAAGCAATATTTATCTCCATATGTGTTTGGGTACTGGTATTTTCTAGCTCTTTGTACTTCCTTATATTTCCTGGAACCAACCAGATGAAATCAAATGATGGTCAGAACTACACCCGCTGCTTTGAAGGATACAGTACTGAAAACAGAGATCCGGTGGCTGCCATTAACTTTATTTTGATTGCTGCCTTCTTTCTTGTATTTCTCCTTATATTAGTGTGTAATTTAGTGATTCTTAAGACGTTAGTCGTCCAGTCAGTGCAAGCCAGAAAGAGTGCAGAAATGAAGCGCCGTGCTTTGCATATGGTGGCCACTGTTCTCGGTGTTTTTGTGATATGCTTTGTCCCACATCACATTGTTCATGGACCCTGGACCTTGACAGTCTTAGGATTGTGGCATGAAAAGGACTGTAGATTTCGGCAAACCTTGAATGACGCCCATCAAGTAACTTTGTGCATCATGAGCACCAACTGCATGCTTGACCCCATCATCTACTGCTTCCTCACCAAAAAATTCAGGAAGCACCTCTCTGAACGAATCCAGAGCATGAGAAGAACTC GAGGAGATAAGCCCCCAGTGATGGAAGAGGCCCAGAAAATGAGTATAGCACCTATGGATACCTGA